The following are encoded together in the Streptomyces sp. NBC_00358 genome:
- a CDS encoding lipid-transfer protein yields MKTYVVGVGMTKFEKPETREWQYWDMVREAGSGALADAGISYTDVEQVPVGYCFQASTAGQRAVYELGLTGVPVYNVNNNCATGASALMLARQFVAGGISDCVLALGFEKMKRGALGSGADSGDFSASPVARHYGIMAARHGFEMSPPTAQIFGDAAREHMERYGTTPAQLAAVGAKNHRHSAHNPYAQFQDVYSVDEILAAKTVHRPLTRLQCSPTSDGAAAAVVVSERFAERHALEDRAVEIVAQSMTTDTEESFASGSCVDVVGQPMSREAARQVYERSGLGIEDVDVVELHDCFSINELLTYEALGMCGEGESGKLVESGATTYGGRWVVNPSGGLISKGHPLGATGIAQVAELVWQLRGQAEARQVPGARVGLAHNIGLGGAAVVTLLRAGA; encoded by the coding sequence TGAAGACGTACGTCGTCGGTGTCGGTATGACGAAGTTCGAGAAGCCCGAGACCCGGGAGTGGCAGTACTGGGACATGGTCCGGGAGGCCGGCTCCGGCGCCCTCGCCGACGCGGGGATCTCGTACACGGACGTGGAGCAGGTGCCCGTCGGCTACTGCTTCCAGGCCTCCACCGCCGGTCAGCGCGCCGTCTACGAACTCGGCCTGACCGGCGTCCCCGTCTACAACGTGAACAACAACTGCGCCACCGGGGCGAGTGCGTTGATGCTGGCCCGGCAGTTCGTGGCGGGCGGGATCTCCGACTGCGTGCTCGCGCTCGGCTTCGAGAAGATGAAGCGGGGAGCGCTCGGATCGGGCGCGGACAGCGGGGACTTCTCGGCCTCACCGGTCGCCCGCCACTACGGGATCATGGCCGCCCGGCACGGCTTCGAGATGTCCCCGCCCACCGCGCAGATCTTCGGCGACGCGGCCCGCGAGCACATGGAGCGCTACGGCACGACACCGGCTCAGCTCGCCGCCGTCGGCGCCAAGAACCACCGCCACTCGGCGCACAACCCGTACGCCCAGTTCCAGGACGTGTACTCCGTCGACGAGATCCTCGCCGCCAAGACCGTGCACCGGCCGCTGACCAGACTCCAGTGCTCGCCCACCTCGGACGGAGCGGCCGCGGCCGTCGTCGTGTCCGAACGGTTCGCCGAGCGGCACGCGTTGGAGGACCGGGCCGTCGAGATCGTCGCCCAGTCGATGACCACCGACACCGAGGAGTCCTTCGCCTCCGGCTCCTGCGTCGACGTCGTCGGGCAGCCGATGTCCCGGGAGGCCGCCCGCCAGGTGTACGAACGCTCCGGGCTCGGCATCGAGGACGTGGACGTCGTGGAACTCCACGACTGCTTCTCGATCAACGAACTGCTGACCTACGAGGCGCTCGGCATGTGCGGGGAGGGGGAGTCGGGCAAACTCGTCGAGTCGGGGGCGACGACGTACGGCGGACGCTGGGTGGTGAACCCCTCGGGCGGCCTGATCTCCAAGGGACATCCGCTGGGCGCGACCGGGATCGCCCAAGTGGCTGAACTGGTGTGGCAGTTGAGAGGGCAGGCCGAAGCCCGGCAGGTTCCGGGGGCACGGGTCGGGCTCGCCCACAACATCGGACTGGGCGGCGCGGCGGTGGTCACGCTGCTGCGCGCGGGGGCCTGA